One Paraburkholderia sp. PREW-6R genomic region harbors:
- a CDS encoding zinc-binding alcohol dehydrogenase family protein yields MPNPSNQAAWINGKGQPLVVAAAPILQLGAHEILVRNRAIAVNPFDGVVQTLGSMVTPWVAYPAILGSDVAGEVVAVGASVTCFKPGDRVLGLALGIDRLANRAAEGAFQQYVILRQDAATALPDRISFEQAAVLPLAVATAACGLFLDDQLALQTPSIGQPVPTGKTVLIWGGSTSVGSCAIQLAAAAGYEVVTTASPKNFEYVKGLGASQVFDYNDAQVVPAMVKYLGAHEMVGALAIGAGSGTLCIDILSQCKGRRIVAMASAPLPIDDAPLTRQFVWKLTHLPRLAASFLGLAIRARFRAVATRSIWGTALMRGTLGKTIFNDFLGPALASGRIVPAPQPLVAGHSLEAIPHAMALLRRGVSARKVVVLL; encoded by the coding sequence ATGCCCAACCCGTCTAATCAGGCCGCATGGATCAACGGCAAAGGTCAGCCGCTCGTCGTAGCCGCAGCGCCTATTCTTCAGCTTGGCGCCCACGAAATTCTGGTTCGCAATCGCGCGATCGCTGTAAATCCGTTCGACGGCGTTGTGCAGACGCTCGGGAGCATGGTCACGCCCTGGGTCGCCTATCCGGCCATCCTGGGATCGGACGTCGCCGGCGAGGTCGTCGCGGTCGGAGCATCGGTGACGTGTTTCAAGCCTGGCGATCGGGTGCTCGGGTTGGCGCTGGGCATCGACAGGCTTGCCAACCGGGCGGCTGAGGGGGCCTTTCAACAATACGTGATTCTGCGGCAGGACGCGGCGACCGCATTGCCGGACAGGATAAGCTTCGAGCAGGCTGCTGTACTGCCTCTCGCGGTCGCCACGGCGGCTTGCGGGCTGTTTCTGGACGACCAGCTTGCCCTGCAGACTCCGTCGATCGGGCAGCCCGTTCCGACCGGGAAGACCGTTCTGATCTGGGGAGGTTCTACCAGCGTCGGGAGTTGTGCGATTCAACTCGCCGCGGCTGCGGGCTATGAGGTCGTTACGACAGCGTCACCGAAAAATTTTGAGTACGTCAAAGGGCTCGGTGCGAGCCAGGTTTTCGATTACAACGACGCGCAGGTCGTCCCGGCAATGGTGAAGTATCTGGGCGCGCACGAGATGGTTGGCGCCTTGGCGATCGGCGCTGGATCGGGAACGTTGTGCATCGATATTCTGAGCCAGTGCAAGGGACGACGGATTGTCGCGATGGCCAGCGCGCCATTGCCGATCGACGACGCGCCCCTTACCCGTCAGTTCGTCTGGAAGTTGACTCACCTTCCGCGGCTTGCCGCAAGCTTTCTGGGCCTCGCAATTCGCGCCCGTTTCAGAGCTGTCGCTACACGATCGATCTGGGGCACTGCGCTCATGAGAGGCACGCTGGGTAAAACGATCTTCAACGATTTTTTGGGCCCGGCGTTGGCCAGTGGCCGGATCGTTCCAGCGCCTCAGCCGCTCGTCGCGGGTCATTCCCTGGAAGCCATACCGCACGCGATGGCGCTTCTTCGACGCGGCGTATCGGCAAGAAAGGTTGTCGTGTTGCTCTGA
- a CDS encoding aldehyde dehydrogenase family protein — MKFAEHIEIAKGQIRQQMLIDGKWQAAASGQTSAVHDPARGEVIAQVPLAGEEDIDRAVKAARRAFDERAWRDMLPAVRERLLLKFADLVEADAERLAHLETLNQGKPLPLALGAEVAGSVQWLRYMAGWATKIEGHTVDLSFPLPPGTRYRAMVQRVPVGVVGAIVPWNFPMMMAVWKIAPALATGCTVVLKPAEETPLTAIRLAELALEAGIPAGVFNVVTGNGATGAALVAHAGVDKITFTGSTVTGKAIAQRCAVDVRRAALELGGKSPVIVLDDCDTERAVMGATQGFLLNSGQVCTAGSRLYVPKKRFDEVVAGVADVAGKATLGSGFDPDAQIGPLVSARHKERVMRLIESGEREGAKLLTPIRPDESSGYFVAPAVFANTSGQPMTLVREEVFGPVIIAMPYDDLYDVIRQANDSVYGLGASVWTNDFTRALRLADRIDAGTVWINAHNVIDPAMPFGGMKQSGIGREHGRAAIDGYTETKSVCLSF, encoded by the coding sequence ATGAAATTTGCAGAGCATATCGAGATCGCGAAAGGACAGATCCGGCAGCAGATGCTAATCGACGGAAAGTGGCAGGCTGCGGCGTCGGGACAGACCTCGGCGGTCCATGATCCGGCGCGTGGCGAAGTGATCGCGCAGGTGCCGCTCGCCGGTGAAGAAGACATCGACCGCGCCGTGAAAGCCGCGCGTCGCGCATTCGACGAACGCGCGTGGCGCGACATGCTGCCCGCCGTGCGCGAGCGGCTGCTGCTGAAATTCGCCGATCTGGTCGAAGCCGATGCCGAACGGCTCGCGCACCTCGAAACGCTGAACCAAGGCAAGCCGCTGCCGCTCGCGCTTGGCGCGGAGGTTGCGGGCAGCGTACAGTGGCTGCGCTACATGGCCGGCTGGGCGACGAAGATCGAAGGCCATACCGTCGATCTATCGTTCCCGCTGCCGCCGGGCACGCGCTACCGCGCGATGGTACAGCGGGTACCGGTCGGCGTGGTCGGCGCGATCGTGCCGTGGAATTTCCCGATGATGATGGCGGTCTGGAAGATCGCCCCCGCGCTGGCGACGGGCTGCACAGTGGTGCTCAAGCCCGCCGAGGAAACGCCGCTCACCGCAATACGGCTCGCCGAACTGGCGCTCGAAGCGGGCATTCCCGCCGGCGTGTTCAATGTCGTGACGGGCAACGGCGCGACCGGGGCCGCGCTGGTCGCGCATGCGGGCGTAGACAAGATCACTTTTACTGGCTCGACCGTTACTGGCAAGGCCATCGCCCAGCGATGCGCGGTTGACGTGCGGCGCGCGGCGCTTGAACTCGGCGGCAAGAGTCCGGTGATCGTGCTCGACGACTGCGACACCGAGCGTGCCGTAATGGGCGCGACGCAGGGCTTTCTGCTCAATAGCGGCCAGGTATGCACTGCCGGTTCGCGTCTCTACGTGCCAAAGAAGCGCTTTGACGAAGTGGTCGCGGGCGTCGCGGACGTGGCGGGCAAAGCCACGCTCGGCTCCGGCTTCGACCCCGATGCGCAGATCGGTCCGCTCGTGTCCGCGCGACACAAGGAGCGTGTGATGCGGCTCATTGAATCCGGCGAGCGCGAAGGCGCTAAACTGCTCACACCGATCCGGCCCGACGAGTCGAGCGGCTACTTTGTTGCGCCGGCAGTATTCGCCAACACATCGGGCCAACCAATGACGCTGGTCCGTGAGGAAGTCTTTGGTCCAGTCATCATCGCCATGCCCTACGACGATCTCTACGACGTGATCCGTCAGGCCAACGACAGCGTCTACGGTCTTGGCGCGAGCGTCTGGACCAACGATTTCACGCGCGCGCTGCGCCTCGCGGACCGGATCGATGCGGGCACGGTGTGGATCAATGCTCACAACGTGATCGACCCGGCGATGCCGTTCGGCGGCATGAAGCAGTCAGGGATTGGCCGCGAACATGGGCGCGCAGCCATCGACGGTTACACGGAAACCAAGTCGGTTTGTCTGAGCTTTTAG
- a CDS encoding ABC transporter ATP-binding protein: MLRLEKLSSRHGRVTVLKQVDMTIARGEIVALIGANGAGKTTLLHTVSGVHPSSGGQIFLNDQPISEVKAHLRVGLGIAQSPEGRQVFKPLTVENNLRLGAYRRRDSRAAIERDLDEIYALFPVLAQMRKRVASALSGGQQQMLAIGRALLSKPHMLLLDEPSLGLAPLIVDQILDVLVRLKAQGMTILLVEQNAVAALAIADRGYVLETGSIVGSGTGKALMSDPAVREAYLGV; this comes from the coding sequence ATGCTCAGGCTTGAAAAACTCAGCAGCCGGCACGGTCGTGTCACCGTGCTAAAACAGGTCGATATGACCATCGCGCGCGGTGAGATCGTCGCACTGATCGGCGCGAACGGCGCGGGCAAGACAACGCTGTTGCATACCGTGTCCGGCGTGCATCCGTCAAGCGGCGGGCAGATTTTCTTGAACGATCAGCCGATCTCCGAAGTGAAGGCGCATCTGCGCGTGGGTCTTGGCATCGCGCAGTCGCCGGAAGGCCGCCAGGTGTTCAAGCCGCTGACGGTGGAAAACAATCTGCGACTGGGCGCATACCGGCGCCGCGATAGCCGAGCCGCCATCGAGCGCGATCTGGACGAAATCTACGCCCTGTTTCCCGTGCTCGCGCAGATGCGCAAGCGTGTAGCGTCGGCGCTGTCCGGCGGCCAGCAGCAGATGCTCGCGATCGGCCGCGCATTGCTTTCAAAACCGCACATGTTGTTGCTCGACGAACCTTCGCTGGGTCTCGCACCGCTGATCGTCGATCAGATTCTCGACGTGCTGGTCAGGCTCAAAGCGCAGGGAATGACGATCTTGCTGGTCGAACAAAACGCCGTTGCCGCGCTCGCAATCGCCGATCGCGGCTACGTGCTCGAAACAGGCAGTATCGTCGGCAGCGGCACGGGAAAGGCGCTGATGTCTGATCCCGCCGTGCGCGAAGCCTATCTCGGCGTCTAG
- a CDS encoding ABC transporter ATP-binding protein: MSALLRVRDLSISFGGIRAVDNVSFSVERGQITSIIGPNGAGKTTLFNMISGMYKPGQGQVFLDDVLITGKAPFELARMGMSRTFQNLQVFMGQTAVENVMIGRQRWERSHWLADLLGLPSVHGQNRHSRDASLRMLDQVGLARHADSIAGSLSYGSLKRLEIARALATEPSVMLLDEPAAGCNGVETAEIEQIVRQIAALGVTIVVIEHDMKMVMRMSDSVLVLNQGRTLLHGTPAEVRADPRVIEAYLGTHAKDIDHAQA; the protein is encoded by the coding sequence ATGAGCGCGCTACTGAGAGTGAGAGATCTGTCGATCAGCTTCGGCGGCATCCGCGCGGTGGACAATGTGTCGTTCAGCGTTGAACGCGGCCAGATCACTTCGATCATTGGACCGAACGGCGCGGGAAAGACCACCCTGTTCAACATGATTTCGGGGATGTACAAACCCGGCCAGGGCCAGGTGTTTCTGGATGACGTCCTGATTACGGGCAAAGCGCCGTTCGAACTCGCGCGCATGGGTATGTCGCGCACATTCCAGAACCTGCAGGTGTTCATGGGACAAACGGCGGTCGAGAACGTGATGATCGGCCGCCAGCGTTGGGAGCGCAGCCACTGGCTCGCCGATCTGCTCGGTTTGCCGTCGGTGCATGGCCAGAACCGCCATAGCCGCGACGCGTCGCTGCGCATGCTCGATCAGGTCGGCCTCGCTCGGCATGCCGACAGCATCGCGGGCTCGCTGTCGTATGGTTCGCTGAAGCGCCTTGAAATCGCGCGGGCGCTTGCTACCGAGCCGTCGGTCATGCTGCTCGACGAACCCGCAGCGGGCTGCAATGGCGTCGAAACCGCGGAAATCGAGCAAATCGTCCGGCAGATCGCCGCGCTCGGCGTGACCATCGTCGTGATCGAGCACGACATGAAGATGGTGATGCGCATGTCGGACAGCGTGCTGGTACTCAATCAGGGCCGCACGCTGCTGCATGGAACGCCAGCCGAAGTTCGCGCCGATCCGCGCGTGATCGAGGCGTACCTCGGCACTCATGCAAAGGACATTGATCATGCTCAGGCTTGA
- a CDS encoding branched-chain amino acid ABC transporter permease, protein MTSRIKASPRPVRSRWLGVAGLALLMVVCYTAASSGFILRVLALVWIMAFAAIGLHLLMGMAGQISLGHAGFFSIGAYAMAILPGRFGVPVLAAILIGALASALLAWLIGKPILRLKGHYLAIATLGFSLLVELVIAANIDWTGGPDGINVHRLVIGGARIVSPAAWYVIAAILLLAGIALSIQLRDSSSGRALRGILESEVAAASMGVDVALRKSQVFVTAAVYASLAGSALALMNGFITPDLANFMTSVQFLAMAVIGGIATPLGAVVGSAILTVLPQLLASFPDYQDIVLGLIIMLAMIGLRRGIVPTLTDWIGAHLLHRSPARVALNGEPSDRASTPGDQQ, encoded by the coding sequence ATGACGTCTCGTATCAAGGCATCTCCCCGGCCGGTACGCTCACGCTGGTTAGGCGTCGCCGGACTCGCGCTGCTGATGGTCGTCTGCTACACGGCGGCGAGTTCCGGCTTTATCCTGCGCGTGCTGGCGCTTGTCTGGATCATGGCCTTCGCCGCCATCGGCCTGCATCTGCTGATGGGTATGGCAGGCCAGATCAGCCTCGGCCACGCGGGCTTCTTCAGCATCGGCGCCTACGCGATGGCGATATTACCTGGCCGTTTTGGCGTACCGGTCCTGGCTGCAATCCTGATCGGCGCGCTCGCCAGCGCCCTGCTCGCCTGGTTGATCGGCAAACCGATCCTGCGTCTGAAAGGTCATTATCTGGCGATCGCGACGCTCGGCTTCTCGCTGCTTGTCGAACTGGTGATCGCGGCCAATATCGATTGGACCGGCGGACCGGACGGCATCAACGTCCATCGTCTCGTGATAGGTGGTGCGCGAATCGTTAGCCCGGCCGCATGGTACGTGATCGCCGCGATCCTGCTGCTCGCGGGCATCGCGCTGTCGATCCAGTTGCGCGACAGTTCGAGCGGGCGCGCGCTGCGCGGCATTCTTGAAAGCGAAGTCGCCGCCGCTAGCATGGGCGTCGACGTCGCGCTCCGCAAGAGTCAGGTGTTCGTCACTGCGGCTGTCTACGCGTCGCTGGCAGGCAGCGCGCTCGCGTTGATGAACGGGTTCATCACGCCGGATCTCGCGAACTTCATGACCTCGGTGCAGTTTCTCGCGATGGCTGTGATCGGCGGTATTGCCACACCGCTCGGCGCGGTCGTCGGTTCGGCGATCCTGACCGTGCTGCCGCAACTGCTCGCATCGTTTCCGGACTACCAGGACATCGTGCTCGGCCTGATCATCATGCTGGCGATGATCGGCTTGCGACGCGGCATCGTGCCGACGCTGACCGACTGGATCGGCGCCCATCTGTTGCATCGGTCGCCCGCGCGCGTCGCGCTGAACGGCGAGCCATCGGACCGCGCATCGACTCCGGGAGACCAGCAATGA
- a CDS encoding branched-chain amino acid ABC transporter permease: protein MSAFLQYLFSGLTVGAVYAVVAIGFTLIYAASDVVNFAQGEFVMLGGMCTVFFAHSGIALPLAAFLAVVVTVLVGIALQKMIEAAGNASPATLIIITLGASIFLRGVASVLFGKQFHSLSGFSGSEPLHWLGAAVLPQALWVLAGALVMFATLWFFLERMTIGVALRASAANRLAARMVGINISLILMLAFGLSAALGAMSGVLVTPISLTRYDIGALLALKGFTAAIFGGLGNPAGAVLGGLALGLLESFAAGYLTSVYKDGIAFIALILILLTMPNGLLGGKVTDRV from the coding sequence ATGTCCGCTTTCCTGCAATACCTGTTTTCCGGTCTGACCGTCGGAGCCGTGTATGCCGTGGTCGCAATCGGCTTCACGCTGATCTACGCGGCCAGCGACGTCGTGAACTTCGCGCAAGGCGAATTTGTAATGCTTGGCGGTATGTGCACGGTGTTCTTCGCACATAGCGGCATCGCGTTGCCGCTCGCGGCTTTCCTCGCGGTCGTCGTGACCGTGCTGGTCGGTATCGCCTTGCAGAAGATGATCGAGGCAGCCGGCAACGCGTCGCCTGCGACGCTCATCATCATCACGCTCGGCGCGTCGATCTTTCTGCGCGGCGTCGCGAGCGTGCTGTTCGGCAAGCAGTTCCATAGCCTCAGCGGCTTTTCCGGCAGCGAACCGTTGCACTGGCTGGGCGCGGCGGTGCTGCCGCAGGCGCTGTGGGTGCTGGCCGGCGCGCTGGTGATGTTCGCCACGCTGTGGTTCTTCCTCGAACGTATGACGATCGGCGTCGCGTTGCGGGCGAGCGCCGCCAATCGGCTCGCCGCGCGGATGGTCGGCATCAATATTTCGCTGATCCTGATGCTCGCATTCGGTTTATCGGCGGCGCTCGGGGCAATGTCAGGCGTGCTCGTCACCCCGATTTCGCTGACGCGCTACGACATCGGCGCACTACTCGCGCTGAAGGGCTTTACCGCGGCAATCTTCGGTGGGCTCGGCAATCCTGCGGGGGCGGTGCTGGGCGGCCTCGCACTTGGTCTGCTCGAATCGTTCGCGGCGGGCTATCTGACCTCAGTGTACAAAGACGGGATCGCGTTCATCGCATTGATCCTGATTCTGCTGACCATGCCCAACGGCCTGTTGGGCGGCAAAGTGACGGATCGCGTATGA
- a CDS encoding ABC transporter substrate-binding protein: protein MKPMFSIATLLVSAATALGLSFVVPAAQAADPIRIGVVLSTTGPASYIGDPESKTLKLYVDQLNAKGGVLGRPLKLVEYDDGSDANKARTFATRLTESDNVVAVIGGSTTGTTMAMIPVLEDAQLPFMSLAGSVNIISPVRKYVFKSPHTDLMGCEKVFADMKARKFSKIALIAGTDGFGMSMREQCLKVAPKYGVQILIDETYGAQDTDMTPQLTKIRNTPGVQAIFNTGASGQGPAVLTRNYGQLGMQSIPMYQNNGVASKSYIELSGPASNGVRLPVAAMLVADKLPVNDPQRPVVLAYNSTFEKATGQPVSTFGGGAYDGLMMVVDAIRRAGDADPAKVRDALEKTRGFIGTAGVVNMSPTDHLGLTVDAFRLVEIRNNDWSLVN from the coding sequence ATGAAACCGATGTTCAGCATCGCCACCCTGCTCGTCAGCGCGGCCACCGCGCTCGGCCTGTCGTTTGTCGTTCCCGCTGCGCAGGCAGCCGATCCGATCCGGATCGGCGTGGTGCTTTCAACCACGGGCCCCGCATCGTATATCGGCGATCCGGAGTCGAAGACGCTGAAACTGTACGTCGACCAGCTGAACGCCAAAGGCGGCGTACTCGGCCGGCCGCTCAAGCTGGTCGAATACGACGACGGCAGCGACGCCAACAAGGCGCGCACCTTCGCCACCCGCCTCACCGAAAGCGACAACGTGGTGGCGGTGATCGGCGGCTCGACCACCGGCACGACAATGGCAATGATCCCCGTACTCGAAGACGCGCAACTGCCGTTCATGTCGCTGGCAGGCAGCGTGAACATCATTTCGCCGGTACGTAAATACGTGTTCAAAAGTCCGCACACCGATCTGATGGGCTGCGAGAAAGTGTTCGCCGACATGAAAGCGCGCAAATTCTCGAAGATCGCGCTAATCGCCGGTACGGACGGCTTCGGCATGTCGATGCGGGAGCAATGCCTGAAGGTCGCGCCGAAATACGGCGTGCAGATCCTGATCGACGAAACCTACGGCGCACAGGACACCGACATGACTCCGCAGCTCACGAAGATCAGAAACACGCCGGGCGTGCAGGCGATCTTCAATACCGGCGCATCCGGTCAGGGACCGGCCGTGCTGACGCGCAACTACGGCCAACTGGGCATGCAGTCTATTCCCATGTATCAGAACAACGGCGTCGCGTCCAAGAGCTATATCGAGTTGTCCGGTCCCGCTTCGAACGGCGTGCGTTTGCCGGTGGCGGCGATGCTCGTGGCCGACAAGCTGCCCGTCAACGATCCGCAGAGGCCAGTCGTGCTGGCCTACAACAGCACCTTCGAGAAGGCCACTGGCCAGCCGGTCTCAACCTTCGGCGGCGGGGCCTACGACGGCCTGATGATGGTGGTCGACGCGATCAGGCGCGCGGGCGATGCGGACCCGGCGAAGGTTCGCGACGCGCTGGAAAAGACGCGTGGTTTCATCGGCACGGCGGGAGTGGTCAACATGTCGCCGACCGATCATCTGGGACTCACCGTCGACGCATTCCGTCTCGTGGAAATCCGCAATAACGACTGGAGTCTCGTGAACTGA
- a CDS encoding NAD(P)-dependent oxidoreductase, which produces MTDKQYRRNPETDMQKVGFIGIGNMGWPMAANVAKAGYPLTVFDTDPQRSEQFVSDQTGDGRSNVNSVSAIHGLASCDVIVTMLPTGKIVSDALTQGGDDSLAARLTKGAIIVDMSSSEPTGTRDLAAKLAKHEVILIDAPVSGGVPRALAGTLSIMIGADDAPALELVTPLLQAMGDRLFITGGLGCGHAMKALNNYVAATCYTATAEAMLIGEKFGLDLTTMVDIMNVSTARNFFTDIVMKDHVIGEKYATGFAVGLLAKDVKIAADLSEAVGLPLPVLQLVTERWALARDTLGGQRDNSEAIVAWKETAER; this is translated from the coding sequence ATGACCGACAAGCAATATCGTCGCAATCCGGAGACAGACATGCAGAAAGTGGGCTTTATCGGCATTGGCAACATGGGATGGCCGATGGCGGCAAACGTCGCGAAGGCAGGTTACCCGCTGACCGTTTTCGATACAGATCCGCAACGCTCCGAGCAGTTTGTGAGCGATCAGACGGGCGACGGCCGGAGCAACGTCAACAGCGTCAGCGCCATTCACGGGCTCGCGAGTTGCGATGTAATCGTCACGATGCTGCCCACCGGCAAGATTGTGAGCGATGCGCTGACGCAAGGCGGCGACGACAGTCTCGCTGCTCGTCTAACCAAGGGCGCGATCATCGTCGACATGAGTTCGTCCGAACCGACCGGCACGCGTGATCTCGCGGCGAAGCTTGCGAAGCACGAGGTCATTTTAATCGACGCGCCGGTCTCGGGCGGCGTGCCGCGCGCGCTGGCCGGTACGCTGTCGATCATGATTGGCGCCGACGATGCGCCCGCGCTCGAACTGGTCACGCCGCTGCTTCAGGCCATGGGCGACCGTCTGTTCATTACCGGCGGCCTCGGTTGCGGTCATGCGATGAAAGCGTTGAATAATTATGTCGCGGCCACTTGCTACACCGCGACCGCGGAAGCCATGTTGATCGGCGAGAAGTTCGGCCTCGATCTGACGACGATGGTGGACATCATGAACGTGTCGACAGCCCGCAATTTTTTCACCGATATCGTGATGAAAGACCACGTGATCGGCGAGAAATACGCGACCGGCTTTGCGGTCGGGCTGCTGGCGAAGGACGTGAAGATCGCCGCCGATCTGAGCGAGGCGGTCGGCCTGCCGTTACCTGTATTGCAGCTCGTCACCGAGCGCTGGGCGCTGGCGCGCGACACGCTCGGCGGGCAGCGCGACAACAGCGAAGCAATCGTCGCCTGGAAGGAGACAGCGGAACGCTGA
- a CDS encoding carboxymuconolactone decarboxylase family protein encodes MSDQNEFFKQGLALRRDMFGPAGADQAIESATELTAPLQELVTRFCFGEVWHRPHLDHKTRSMLTLAIVATLSRPAQMKIHVRGAIANGVSKEEIREVLMHTLVYAGVPAAVDSFTQAAEVLKDMGLD; translated from the coding sequence GTGTCCGATCAGAACGAATTCTTCAAGCAAGGCCTCGCGCTGCGTCGCGATATGTTCGGCCCCGCGGGCGCCGACCAGGCGATCGAATCGGCGACGGAACTGACCGCGCCGTTGCAGGAACTCGTCACGCGTTTTTGTTTCGGCGAGGTCTGGCATCGACCGCATCTGGACCACAAGACGCGAAGCATGCTGACGCTCGCGATCGTCGCTACGCTGAGCCGTCCGGCGCAGATGAAGATCCACGTGCGCGGCGCGATCGCGAATGGCGTCAGCAAGGAAGAGATTCGCGAGGTGCTGATGCATACCCTCGTATATGCGGGCGTGCCCGCGGCGGTGGACAGCTTCACGCAGGCCGCTGAAGTGCTCAAGGACATGGGCCTCGATTGA
- a CDS encoding EthD family reductase: MYTLLVLYPPPLSKDDFRRYYVDAHLPLAAQLPGLRSSSHVFEPQGVGSASPYFCIWQGQFDSADALDAAMQSEIGQRVAADTANYASGGVHVLRYGATAGRIAH; this comes from the coding sequence ATGTACACGCTATTAGTGCTGTATCCCCCACCCTTATCCAAAGACGACTTCAGGCGTTACTACGTCGATGCGCATCTGCCGCTCGCCGCGCAGCTTCCGGGATTACGCAGCAGCAGTCATGTGTTCGAACCGCAAGGGGTCGGCAGTGCGTCACCGTATTTCTGCATCTGGCAAGGTCAGTTCGACAGCGCGGACGCGCTTGACGCAGCGATGCAATCTGAGATCGGTCAGCGCGTTGCCGCCGACACGGCAAACTATGCCAGCGGCGGCGTACACGTGTTGCGCTATGGCGCAACGGCCGGCCGCATCGCGCACTGA
- a CDS encoding helix-turn-helix domain-containing protein: MPEVRQPPPAVRHAQPEALVARSTDLWEQCVSEKFLPLAIEPLPATGGFEGRSLMTRFCDSVVGEVLVGPHRVMRTRRLVADAKARYIKIYWQLGGYANLEQGGRDLIIQPGQWTIYDTSVPYRFDTSEFSHFMTLLLPQSEAGHWVPQLENLFGTVLPAQGTAEIARAALGGLLRDGVTLETDGQLVMQDSILALMSASIRQFALNQPASGQRPVSRRLERALAYIEQHLVDPDLSTDTVANACGMSRRTLYTAFDHIGQTPHAYILAQRLDLARRLLGESGTRRKITEVAYEVGFADAAHFSRAFLERFKVTPSHWRASRATV; this comes from the coding sequence ATGCCAGAAGTTCGGCAACCGCCACCCGCCGTGCGCCATGCGCAGCCGGAAGCGCTCGTCGCGCGCTCGACCGATCTCTGGGAACAGTGCGTCTCCGAGAAATTCCTGCCGCTCGCCATCGAGCCGCTTCCGGCCACCGGCGGTTTCGAAGGACGCTCGCTAATGACGCGTTTCTGCGACAGCGTGGTGGGTGAAGTGTTGGTCGGGCCGCATCGCGTAATGCGTACCCGACGTCTCGTTGCCGATGCGAAGGCGCGCTACATCAAGATCTACTGGCAGCTAGGCGGCTATGCCAATCTGGAGCAAGGCGGACGCGACCTGATCATCCAGCCGGGTCAATGGACGATCTACGACACGTCAGTGCCCTATCGGTTCGACACGTCTGAGTTCTCGCATTTCATGACGCTGCTGCTGCCGCAAAGCGAAGCCGGCCACTGGGTTCCGCAACTCGAAAATCTGTTCGGCACGGTGCTGCCGGCCCAAGGCACCGCCGAAATCGCCCGCGCCGCGCTAGGCGGTCTGCTGCGCGACGGCGTCACGCTGGAAACCGACGGGCAGCTCGTCATGCAGGACTCGATTCTCGCGTTGATGAGCGCGTCGATCAGACAGTTCGCCCTCAATCAGCCCGCGTCCGGACAACGCCCGGTGTCACGACGCCTTGAACGCGCGCTAGCCTACATCGAGCAGCATCTCGTCGATCCCGACCTGTCGACCGATACCGTCGCCAACGCATGCGGCATGTCGCGCCGCACGCTCTACACCGCCTTCGATCACATCGGCCAGACGCCCCATGCCTACATTCTCGCGCAACGTCTCGATCTGGCGCGGCGGCTGCTCGGCGAATCAGGAACGCGACGCAAGATAACCGAGGTCGCGTATGAAGTCGGCTTCGCCGACGCTGCGCACTTTTCCCGTGCATTCCTCGAACGCTTCAAGGTCACCCCGAGCCATTGGAGAGCCAGCCGCGCAACCGTGTAA